The following is a genomic window from Dermatophilaceae bacterium Soc4.6.
CGGCGCTGCTGCTCCTGTCGGCCCAGGACCCGCACACGGACATCCGCCTGCTGATCAACTCGCCGGGCGGGTCGGTGCCGGGGATGCTCGCGATCCGGGACTGTATGCGTGCGATCCCCAACGACGTGAGCACCGTCAACGTCGGCATGGCCTACAGCGCGGGGCAGTTCCTTCTCTCGTCGGGCACCAAGGGCAAGCGCTACGCCATGGCCCACGCGAAGGTGCTGCTGCACCAAGGATCGGCCGGGATCGGGGGAACGGCGATGGACATCGCCATCCAGGCGGACGACCTGCGCCACACCAGGGACACCGTGCTCGCGTGCATCGCCGAGGACACCGGGCAACCGGTGGGGCAGGTGGAGGAGGACTCGCGTCGCGA
Proteins encoded in this region:
- a CDS encoding ATP-dependent Clp protease proteolytic subunit; this translates as MSEVDVDPAQGLDQELYRQLFERRTLLLGEPLEARNSNRLCTALLLLSAQDPHTDIRLLINSPGGSVPGMLAIRDCMRAIPNDVSTVNVGMAYSAGQFLLSSGTKGKRYAMAHAKVLLHQGSAGIGGTAMDIAIQADDLRHTRDTVLACIAEDTGQPVGQVEEDSRRDRWFTAAEARAYGFVDAIVGTVDDVLPTRRTPVGLGTTR